In Novipirellula caenicola, one genomic interval encodes:
- a CDS encoding ROK family protein — MAYFVGIDVGGTTSTVAIGDENREILKISDQFPTRSTEGPIATVEDLTNAVISELQSLSGSLADVQSVVIATPGPATLDGVLLSTPNLAHPDWVNFAIRENLQTRLSASGGSTPIRYLGDGQAAALGEYVIRTESLRWDDAPAIDPRDHQPDKLDSLFFLAVGTGLGGGEVSRGKVVRGREGRAGHAGHVFLPYDAFRYDHDRQLKVGNAYSTAESAISLTALTHQLGYRLSLPQWSDHPLNSLECSIKDKAKQLRELAAAGDPLAIELFDDQAAALGVAMLIINYIGDYDLLVIGGGVCDLSDDLRRRYVKQAELAYYRHALDGFRNLTGLAFSRCGDQASVIGALAEAYELV, encoded by the coding sequence GTGGCATATTTTGTAGGCATTGATGTCGGAGGCACCACGTCGACCGTCGCGATCGGTGACGAGAACCGCGAAATCCTTAAAATCTCTGACCAATTTCCGACGCGGTCAACCGAGGGCCCGATCGCGACCGTCGAAGATCTCACCAATGCGGTCATCAGCGAACTGCAAAGTCTCAGCGGATCGCTCGCCGATGTTCAATCGGTGGTGATCGCCACTCCGGGACCGGCCACGCTTGATGGCGTGTTGTTGTCCACACCGAATTTGGCGCACCCGGATTGGGTTAACTTTGCGATCCGTGAAAACTTGCAAACGCGGTTGTCGGCTAGCGGCGGCAGCACCCCGATTCGCTACCTTGGCGATGGTCAAGCCGCGGCGTTGGGCGAGTATGTCATCCGCACTGAGAGTCTGCGTTGGGATGATGCTCCAGCGATCGATCCCAGGGACCACCAACCCGACAAACTGGATTCGTTGTTTTTTCTAGCCGTTGGCACCGGGCTTGGTGGCGGCGAAGTTTCGCGTGGCAAAGTCGTCCGAGGCCGAGAAGGTCGGGCCGGGCATGCGGGACATGTGTTCTTGCCATACGACGCGTTTCGCTATGACCATGATCGCCAATTAAAGGTTGGCAACGCCTACAGTACGGCCGAGTCGGCGATTTCGTTGACCGCACTAACGCATCAACTCGGTTACCGATTGTCGTTGCCGCAGTGGAGCGATCACCCGCTGAATTCGCTCGAATGCTCGATCAAGGACAAGGCCAAGCAGCTTCGTGAACTTGCTGCAGCCGGCGATCCGCTGGCCATCGAATTGTTTGATGATCAAGCTGCGGCATTGGGCGTGGCCATGTTGATCATCAACTACATCGGCGACTACGATCTGCTGGTCATCGGCGGAGGCGTCTGCGACTTGTCCGACGATCTGCGTCGCCGGTATGTCAAACAGGCCGAACTGGCCTATTATCGTCACGCCCTTGATGGGTTCCGGAACCTTACCGGATTGGCGTTTTCGCGGTGTGGTGACCAAGCGTCGGTGATCGGGGCGCTCGCCGAAGCGTACGAACTGGTTTAA
- a CDS encoding 3-hydroxyacyl-ACP dehydratase FabZ family protein codes for MTIEQIEKLIPHRKPMRLVDEIVSMSETEIVCRKTFSEDEFFVQGHFPNHPIVPGVIQCECCLQAGAILLAQIAEMAEGAVPVATRLDNVKFKNMVRPGDTVEIHAKLDDHVSNAFFLTGKMLLGGKVTARLNFACTVATPG; via the coding sequence ATGACTATCGAACAAATTGAGAAATTGATTCCGCATCGGAAACCGATGCGACTTGTCGACGAAATCGTTTCGATGAGCGAAACCGAGATCGTATGCCGCAAAACGTTCAGCGAAGACGAGTTTTTTGTACAGGGGCATTTCCCGAACCACCCGATCGTGCCTGGTGTGATCCAGTGTGAGTGCTGTTTGCAAGCCGGTGCAATCCTGCTAGCTCAAATCGCCGAGATGGCCGAAGGAGCGGTGCCGGTGGCGACTCGCTTGGACAACGTCAAATTCAAAAACATGGTTCGACCAGGCGATACGGTGGAAATCCACGCGAAATTGGATGATCACGTCAGCAACGCATTTTTCTTGACCGGCAAAATGCTACTTGGCGGGAAAGTCACCGCACGATTAAACTTCGCCTGCACCGTTGCCACCCCCGGCTAA
- a CDS encoding enoyl-ACP reductase FabI gives MNSTSPNEPVADFLSLREKTILIMGVANKKSVAFAIAKVLRAAGANVIYSVRSESRKESLSKLLSGEKVLVCDVEDQAQIDQLATTLAADGVTIDGLVHSIAFADYPEGIRPFHETTRRQFLQAVDISAYSLISVCNALRDRFAKDASVVTIGISTTRMASESYGFMAPIKAALESSLAFLTKSFSRFSEVRFNAVSAGLLKTSASAGIPGYVDSYLYAEKVIPRGRAVSTDEVANTAAFLLSPRSSGIAAQSIVVDAAMAINYFDAEVVRAVTAQDID, from the coding sequence GTGAATTCGACCAGTCCTAACGAACCCGTTGCTGATTTTCTGTCTCTTCGTGAGAAGACCATTTTGATCATGGGCGTGGCCAACAAAAAAAGCGTGGCGTTTGCCATCGCGAAAGTGCTGCGTGCTGCCGGAGCGAACGTGATCTACAGCGTGCGAAGCGAGTCGCGAAAAGAAAGTCTGAGCAAACTACTGAGTGGGGAAAAAGTGCTGGTATGTGATGTCGAGGACCAAGCTCAAATTGATCAACTCGCTACGACGCTTGCAGCCGACGGGGTCACGATCGATGGCTTGGTTCACTCGATCGCGTTCGCCGATTACCCCGAGGGCATTCGGCCGTTCCACGAAACCACGCGTCGCCAATTTTTGCAGGCGGTCGACATTTCCGCGTATTCGTTGATCAGCGTTTGCAATGCACTCCGCGATCGTTTTGCCAAAGACGCCTCGGTGGTCACGATCGGGATCAGCACGACGCGGATGGCGAGTGAGAGTTACGGATTCATGGCACCCATCAAAGCCGCGCTCGAATCGTCACTTGCGTTTCTCACCAAATCGTTCAGCCGATTTAGCGAAGTGCGGTTCAATGCCGTCTCAGCTGGATTGCTAAAAACCAGTGCTTCGGCTGGCATCCCAGGCTACGTCGATTCGTATCTCTACGCCGAAAAAGTCATCCCTCGCGGCCGAGCGGTCAGCACGGATGAAGTCGCCAACACAGCGGCGTTTCTGCTCAGCCCTCGCAGCAGCGGTATCGCGGCTCAATCGATCGTGGTCGATGCCGCCATGGCAATCAATTATTTTGATGCCGAAGTTGTCCGCGCTGTCACGGCTCAAGATATCGATTAG
- the ilvE gene encoding branched-chain-amino-acid transaminase — protein MNRKIYINGQYFDRENAKISVFDHGLLYGDGVFEGMRIYSGTVFRLQQHLERLWESARAIALTIPMSIEQLTDDVNATVKENGLTDGYIRLIVTRGAGPLGLDPFRCVEPQVIIIADKITLYPESHYTEGLKLVTASTIRNHPAALSPRIKSLNYLNNIMAKIEGLNAGCIEAVMLNHKGEVAECTGDNIFLVKNGVLTTPPIDAGILEGITRNAVLELAVAAGIETRETPMTRHDIYVADECFLTGSAAEVIPAVQIDNRNIGDGKPGPVTLKLNEAFRKLVHQS, from the coding sequence ATGAATCGCAAAATCTATATCAATGGCCAGTACTTCGACCGTGAAAACGCAAAGATCAGCGTTTTTGACCATGGATTGCTTTATGGCGATGGTGTGTTTGAAGGCATGCGAATCTACAGCGGCACCGTTTTCCGTCTGCAACAACACCTCGAACGGCTTTGGGAATCCGCTCGTGCAATCGCATTGACGATCCCCATGTCGATCGAGCAATTGACCGACGATGTCAATGCAACCGTCAAAGAAAATGGCTTGACGGATGGCTACATCCGTTTGATCGTCACCCGCGGTGCCGGCCCACTCGGGCTCGATCCGTTTCGCTGCGTTGAACCGCAAGTCATCATCATCGCGGACAAAATCACGCTCTATCCAGAAAGCCATTACACCGAAGGCCTGAAACTGGTGACGGCATCGACGATCCGGAACCATCCGGCCGCGCTGAGCCCGCGAATCAAGTCGCTCAATTACTTGAACAACATCATGGCCAAGATCGAAGGTCTCAACGCAGGCTGTATCGAAGCAGTGATGCTGAATCACAAAGGCGAAGTCGCCGAATGTACCGGCGACAACATCTTTTTGGTCAAAAATGGCGTATTGACGACGCCGCCAATCGATGCGGGAATCCTCGAAGGCATCACGCGAAACGCGGTATTGGAATTGGCCGTTGCTGCAGGCATCGAGACTCGCGAGACTCCGATGACACGGCATGATATCTACGTGGCGGACGAATGCTTTTTGACCGGCAGTGCAGCCGAAGTGATTCCCGCGGTGCAAATCGACAATCGCAACATCGGCGACGGTAAACCAGGCCCGGTCACGCTGAAGCTAAACGAGGCGTTTCGCAAATTGGTCCACCAATCCTAA
- a CDS encoding ABC transporter ATP-binding protein: MTPLLMSAVQLCEIDKRYASHRVLESLCLGVQRDEYLVLLGQSGCGKSTTLRLIAGLESPDAGRVMIGTEDVTAIQARKRDVSLMFQGDGLYPHMTIRETLAYPMKGIVPPAETERRITQAAKLLGLDSLLDRRPEKLSGGELRRAGLAKSVVRQAAVRLLDEPLSALDGSVRYRFQQDLIHWHREIPGTTIHVTHDGEEAMRIADRIAVMHAGQIVQIGTPEEIYHRPCCLAVARSLGSPPINELDSAFCRDQSRSWLRSMLAAADADDLPDDIVVAIRPEHLTIANDRPDADTFTAHAVCRWRQVFAGRCQTRFELAGRESNVCGHVNAILDPDCGVQVGDKVTLQTPRSNVQLFRRSGERIEMP, from the coding sequence GTGACTCCGCTGCTCATGTCCGCCGTCCAGCTTTGCGAAATCGATAAACGTTATGCGAGCCACCGCGTATTGGAGTCGCTTTGTTTGGGTGTGCAACGTGATGAGTATTTGGTGTTGTTGGGGCAAAGTGGTTGCGGGAAATCGACAACGTTGCGGCTGATCGCGGGGCTCGAGTCGCCGGATGCGGGGCGTGTGATGATTGGCACCGAGGACGTGACGGCAATACAAGCTCGCAAACGTGATGTCTCGCTGATGTTTCAGGGCGACGGGCTGTACCCGCACATGACCATCCGTGAAACGTTGGCGTATCCAATGAAGGGGATCGTGCCGCCGGCGGAAACCGAGCGACGGATCACGCAGGCTGCGAAACTGCTGGGGCTTGATTCGCTACTGGATCGGCGGCCCGAGAAGTTAAGCGGAGGTGAACTCCGGCGTGCCGGACTTGCCAAATCGGTCGTCCGCCAGGCCGCGGTCCGCTTGCTTGACGAGCCTCTTTCGGCACTCGATGGTTCGGTGCGTTATCGATTCCAACAGGATCTGATTCATTGGCACCGTGAGATCCCGGGGACCACCATTCATGTCACGCATGACGGTGAAGAAGCGATGCGGATCGCTGATCGGATTGCAGTGATGCACGCTGGACAGATTGTGCAAATTGGAACGCCCGAGGAAATCTACCACCGACCGTGTTGTCTGGCGGTCGCTCGATCATTGGGCTCGCCGCCGATCAACGAATTGGATTCCGCGTTTTGTCGCGACCAATCGCGGTCGTGGCTGCGTTCTATGCTCGCCGCCGCCGATGCGGACGATTTACCAGACGATATTGTGGTGGCGATCCGTCCCGAACATTTGACAATCGCAAATGACCGCCCCGACGCGGACACGTTCACGGCCCATGCGGTGTGTCGTTGGCGTCAAGTGTTTGCAGGGCGTTGCCAGACGCGTTTCGAATTAGCCGGCCGCGAATCCAACGTCTGCGGTCACGTCAACGCCATTCTCGATCCCGATTGCGGCGTTCAAGTGGGTGACAAGGTGACGCTTCAGACGCCGCGATCCAACGTGCAGTTGTTCCGCCGCTCGGGCGAGCGGATTGAAATGCCGTGA
- a CDS encoding cysteine peptidase family C39 domain-containing protein, with amino-acid sequence MDLVIALLITTSTTAIIIVAVAWWLRPNSGISIDAPASNLPSIVVAGAVLCSFVLLYATKDRMGWATLLPVSSAIILSNWTAFALAVASGAAFRLPNRPFWRRGLAASLMAGLAMATLFQPVLQPVLRPVSGSNQWDSRQVCIQSHTNTCSAAAAATLLKSVGIEVTEAAMVDDCLTDARGTPSLGLWRGLSLATRSTPFRPEVLHTDVESLLRKGPWPSALVVGLPRYGADPIYVHRYGWDPGFRHSIVLFGRNEDGLLDIGDPSIGRETWSDEDLRVLWRGEGVTLVRR; translated from the coding sequence ATGGACTTGGTAATCGCACTGCTGATCACAACGTCAACCACCGCAATCATCATCGTGGCGGTCGCTTGGTGGCTGCGTCCCAATTCTGGGATTTCAATAGACGCCCCTGCTTCGAACTTGCCGTCGATCGTTGTGGCTGGTGCCGTGTTGTGTTCGTTCGTGCTACTGTATGCGACCAAGGACCGGATGGGGTGGGCAACCCTGCTGCCGGTTTCGTCGGCAATCATTCTGTCGAATTGGACCGCGTTCGCATTGGCGGTGGCCAGTGGTGCAGCGTTTCGATTGCCCAATCGTCCGTTCTGGCGACGCGGTTTGGCCGCTTCGCTGATGGCGGGGTTGGCGATGGCAACGCTGTTTCAACCGGTGCTGCAACCCGTGCTACGCCCTGTCTCGGGATCGAACCAATGGGATTCTCGCCAGGTATGCATTCAATCGCACACCAATACGTGCAGCGCTGCGGCGGCAGCGACGCTGCTAAAAAGTGTGGGCATCGAAGTGACCGAAGCCGCCATGGTCGATGACTGTTTGACCGATGCTCGGGGAACACCGTCACTGGGCCTTTGGCGAGGGTTGTCATTGGCTACCCGCTCGACGCCATTTCGCCCTGAGGTGCTGCACACCGATGTCGAAAGCCTGCTGAGAAAGGGACCTTGGCCCTCGGCGCTGGTGGTCGGTTTGCCTCGTTACGGCGCCGATCCGATCTATGTTCACCGCTATGGTTGGGACCCTGGGTTTCGCCACAGTATCGTCCTGTTCGGGCGAAACGAGGACGGCTTGCTCGATATTGGCGATCCTTCGATCGGCCGTGAAACCTGGAGCGACGAGGATTTGCGGGTGTTGTGGCGAGGGGAAGGTGTCACGCTGGTCCGCCGCTAA
- the msrB gene encoding peptide-methionine (R)-S-oxide reductase MsrB, which yields MKTRLHMHLTAAVLFSGFLLGLMPAVIHADDTSAAEKQDAAASQAEPAYQPLSKIELRRKLNRMQYDVTQNEATEPAFRNKYWDNKKAGTYRCIVCEQELFDSKTKFKSGTGWPSFYQPIDEKVVGFRNDWRLIYTRIEVHCSRCGAHLGHVFDDGPEPTGKRYCMNSASLDFVEAGKTDKNQSATGSSASKDAKQD from the coding sequence ATGAAAACCCGCCTACACATGCATCTTACCGCTGCCGTGCTTTTCTCTGGATTTCTGCTTGGTTTGATGCCCGCAGTCATACACGCCGATGACACGTCTGCTGCCGAGAAACAAGACGCGGCCGCTTCGCAAGCCGAGCCGGCCTACCAGCCCTTGAGCAAAATCGAGCTGCGACGGAAACTCAATCGCATGCAGTACGATGTCACCCAAAATGAAGCGACCGAACCCGCATTCCGAAACAAATATTGGGACAACAAAAAAGCGGGCACCTATCGCTGTATCGTTTGCGAACAAGAACTATTCGACAGTAAGACCAAGTTCAAATCGGGAACCGGGTGGCCTAGTTTCTATCAACCAATCGACGAGAAAGTGGTCGGATTCCGCAACGATTGGCGATTGATCTACACGCGAATCGAGGTGCACTGCTCGCGATGTGGTGCCCATCTGGGACACGTCTTCGATGACGGCCCCGAACCGACGGGGAAACGCTATTGCATGAACAGTGCCTCGCTCGATTTTGTCGAAGCCGGCAAAACGGACAAGAATCAATCGGCTACGGGCAGCTCGGCGTCGAAGGACGCCAAGCAAGATTAG
- a CDS encoding Gfo/Idh/MocA family oxidoreductase: MPLPPSSAANQRTPARSIETRPTETIQSVNTNKSASMSRRCFAASTAAALAAMPLRVHANDSKRWRVGVIGHTGRGDFGHGIDTVWLGLPETEIVAVADADPQGREKAKQRLRCEHAFADYRELIEKTQPEIVAVGPRHVDQHHAMIMAAIEGGAKGVYCEKPFCATLEQADQIVAACERSGTRLAIAHRNRYHPALPVTKTLIEQGVIGRVLEIRCRGKEDARGGGQDLWVLGTHLLNIAVYFAGNPIACSATFYAGDRPATSKDVRPGSEGIGPIAGDRLHARYETQGGTPVFFDSIQAAGVAKAGFGIQIIGTEGVIDLRMDTEPLVHLLQGSPFKPAPTPRRWVNISSGGIGKPEPIADIKRLVSKHELPARDLIASINESRQPLCSDTDGRVTMEMVHATFASHVQQSARVSLPLTTRTHAFVDWKND; encoded by the coding sequence ATGCCCCTCCCGCCCAGCTCCGCTGCTAACCAGCGTACGCCCGCTCGTTCCATTGAAACACGACCGACGGAAACGATCCAATCGGTCAACACCAACAAGTCGGCATCGATGTCGCGTCGCTGTTTTGCTGCGTCCACGGCAGCCGCATTGGCAGCGATGCCACTACGGGTACACGCAAACGATTCGAAACGCTGGCGAGTCGGTGTGATCGGACATACGGGACGCGGGGATTTTGGTCATGGCATCGATACGGTGTGGTTGGGATTGCCAGAGACTGAAATCGTGGCGGTTGCCGACGCGGATCCTCAGGGACGCGAAAAAGCCAAACAGCGACTCCGATGCGAACATGCGTTTGCCGACTATCGTGAGCTGATCGAGAAGACACAGCCCGAGATTGTCGCGGTCGGACCGCGGCATGTCGATCAGCATCATGCGATGATCATGGCGGCGATCGAGGGCGGGGCGAAAGGTGTTTATTGTGAAAAGCCGTTCTGTGCCACCTTGGAACAGGCGGATCAGATCGTCGCGGCCTGTGAACGTTCTGGCACGCGATTGGCAATCGCTCATCGCAATCGTTATCATCCAGCATTGCCGGTCACCAAGACGCTGATCGAGCAAGGGGTGATCGGACGTGTGCTCGAAATTCGTTGTCGCGGGAAAGAGGATGCACGCGGCGGTGGACAGGACCTGTGGGTGCTGGGGACTCATCTATTGAACATCGCCGTCTACTTCGCCGGCAATCCAATCGCGTGTTCGGCTACGTTCTACGCTGGCGATCGCCCTGCGACCAGCAAGGATGTAAGGCCGGGCAGCGAAGGGATTGGGCCGATCGCGGGAGATCGTCTGCATGCCCGTTACGAGACGCAAGGCGGGACTCCGGTTTTCTTCGATTCGATCCAGGCCGCAGGAGTCGCAAAAGCGGGGTTTGGGATTCAAATCATCGGAACCGAGGGAGTGATTGATTTGCGGATGGACACCGAACCACTCGTCCATCTCTTGCAGGGCAGTCCGTTCAAGCCCGCGCCGACCCCACGTCGCTGGGTCAACATCAGCAGCGGCGGAATCGGCAAACCTGAACCGATCGCCGACATCAAACGCCTGGTCAGCAAGCATGAATTGCCGGCTCGCGATTTAATCGCATCGATTAACGAATCGCGGCAACCGCTGTGCAGCGATACCGATGGACGCGTCACGATGGAAATGGTGCACGCAACGTTCGCTTCCCACGTCCAGCAATCCGCAAGGGTCTCATTGCCATTGACCACGCGAACGCACGCGTTCGTCGACTGGAAAAACGACTAA
- a CDS encoding lipid-binding SYLF domain-containing protein has protein sequence MMKPSHRLAAMTLALTSILLPSTSHAQLVEEQVMQASAVVFNEAMTAPLNRIPQAMLYDANAVAIVPNVIKGSFIVGARRGRGLLFVREPEGVWHAPVFITLTGGNIGWQVGVQSSDIILVFKTERSVQGILSGKLTLGADAAAAAGPVGRETAVATDGQLQAEIYTYSRTRGLFAGVSIDGSVLQVDPWSTGAYYRSPAPGQPVIVPPLADQLTQTIASYANPRTTPPIPVTGADQQSGWIQQHAATHTEGLRAQLVQLSPKLYDLLDDQWKNYLALPSSLFLDGIPTTPEQLQITLDHFHVANSDPRFQGLSERPEFQSVYSLLKLYQQSLTQDAATLQLPPPPPTSP, from the coding sequence ATGATGAAACCCTCCCATCGCCTTGCCGCAATGACGCTCGCGTTGACGTCCATTTTGCTGCCGTCGACCTCTCACGCTCAGCTGGTGGAAGAACAGGTCATGCAAGCCTCGGCGGTCGTTTTTAACGAAGCGATGACCGCACCGCTGAACCGTATCCCTCAAGCGATGTTGTACGACGCCAATGCGGTGGCCATTGTTCCCAATGTGATCAAAGGCAGCTTCATCGTCGGAGCCCGTCGTGGCCGAGGACTGTTGTTCGTGCGGGAACCCGAAGGCGTTTGGCACGCTCCGGTCTTTATCACGTTGACCGGCGGAAACATCGGATGGCAAGTCGGAGTGCAGTCCTCGGACATCATCCTGGTTTTTAAAACAGAACGAAGTGTCCAAGGGATCTTGTCAGGAAAGTTGACGCTCGGCGCTGATGCGGCAGCGGCTGCGGGCCCCGTCGGGCGGGAAACCGCCGTGGCGACCGATGGTCAATTGCAAGCCGAAATCTATACCTATTCGCGAACTCGCGGATTGTTCGCCGGCGTTTCCATTGACGGGTCGGTGCTGCAGGTCGATCCATGGTCCACCGGCGCCTATTACCGCAGCCCCGCTCCGGGCCAACCCGTCATCGTGCCTCCACTGGCAGACCAGTTGACTCAAACGATTGCAAGTTACGCCAATCCACGTACGACCCCGCCAATTCCGGTCACCGGAGCCGACCAACAGAGCGGATGGATCCAGCAACATGCGGCGACGCATACCGAGGGACTCCGTGCTCAATTGGTCCAACTGTCGCCAAAATTGTACGACCTGCTCGACGATCAATGGAAAAACTACCTCGCATTACCATCGTCGCTGTTTCTCGATGGCATCCCCACGACGCCCGAGCAACTGCAGATCACGCTCGACCACTTCCACGTCGCCAACAGCGACCCCCGCTTTCAGGGGCTATCGGAAAGGCCCGAATTTCAATCGGTTTATAGCCTGTTGAAGCTATACCAACAATCGTTGACCCAGGACGCGGCGACTCTGCAATTGCCGCCTCCACCGCCAACATCACCATAA
- a CDS encoding BON domain-containing protein, translating to MKDSIESRLRASLQRLGFNEIEVASDENGHVRLSGTVNNSSDRTSVLTIARTTPGVKRIANQVNVLS from the coding sequence ATGAAAGACAGTATAGAATCGAGGCTACGTGCGTCATTACAGCGACTTGGGTTCAATGAAATTGAAGTCGCCAGTGATGAGAACGGGCACGTGCGATTAAGCGGTACCGTGAACAATTCAAGCGACAGGACGTCCGTGCTGACGATTGCTCGCACGACTCCGGGCGTCAAGCGAATCGCCAATCAAGTCAACGTGCTGTCGTAG
- a CDS encoding dienelactone hydrolase family protein yields the protein MQRKDAKQFDQEVLDLYDDYAHGRLNRREYVSRLAAFAVGGLTVEALMANLSPNYAWAQQVDPNDPRIKTETASYDSPKGAGEMKGLLARPAEGTKFPAVLVIHENRGLNPYIEDVARRLATDGFLAFAPDALTPLGGYPGNDDEGRAMQAKRDRDEMTQDFIAAAKFLDTHDLSTGKVGAVGFCFGGGVVNQLAVQIPDVIDAAVPFYGSQPDVSDVPKIGAPLLIHNAELDRRILAGAPAFEQALKENNKPFEAFVYAGVNHGFHNDTTPRYDKDAAKLAWQRTVAFFKKHLV from the coding sequence ATGCAACGAAAAGATGCAAAACAGTTTGATCAGGAAGTTCTCGACCTCTACGACGATTACGCTCACGGACGATTGAACCGCCGCGAGTATGTGAGTCGATTGGCGGCGTTTGCTGTCGGTGGGCTTACGGTGGAAGCCTTGATGGCAAACTTGAGTCCCAACTATGCGTGGGCTCAGCAAGTGGATCCGAATGACCCTCGCATCAAAACAGAAACGGCCTCCTACGACTCACCCAAAGGTGCGGGGGAAATGAAGGGGCTGCTGGCTCGTCCAGCCGAAGGCACCAAATTTCCCGCGGTGTTGGTCATTCACGAAAATCGGGGACTGAATCCCTACATCGAAGACGTCGCGCGTCGCTTGGCCACCGATGGATTCCTAGCGTTTGCACCGGATGCGTTGACGCCGCTGGGAGGCTATCCAGGCAACGATGACGAAGGCCGCGCGATGCAGGCCAAGCGTGATCGCGATGAAATGACACAAGACTTCATCGCGGCTGCCAAATTCTTGGACACCCACGATCTGTCGACCGGCAAAGTGGGGGCGGTGGGTTTCTGTTTTGGTGGTGGCGTGGTGAATCAATTGGCCGTGCAGATCCCGGATGTCATCGACGCGGCGGTGCCCTTTTATGGCAGCCAACCCGACGTCAGCGATGTGCCAAAAATTGGTGCCCCGTTGTTGATTCATAACGCGGAACTCGATCGCCGGATCTTGGCAGGCGCTCCAGCGTTTGAGCAAGCATTGAAAGAGAACAACAAGCCGTTCGAAGCGTTTGTGTACGCCGGAGTGAACCATGGTTTTCACAACGATACGACGCCACGCTACGACAAGGATGCTGCCAAGCTAGCCTGGCAACGCACGGTCGCGTTCTTCAAAAAGCACTTGGTCTAG
- a CDS encoding methyltransferase family protein, whose protein sequence is MGFGIVVTKRHCMILWFFVVAQFAFAAAIVLSAQWDPLPWLQLALAAPGIALAISAWVAVGLRKVRVHPNPTEKTRLVTSGPYSIVRHPMYSGLLWFTFMLLVPPVSVWRVAAWFALLAVLMAKANYEENAMSARFPQYPHYMKEVGGLVPKFSGKTQN, encoded by the coding sequence ATTGGTTTCGGAATCGTCGTCACGAAGAGGCATTGCATGATTCTTTGGTTTTTTGTGGTTGCCCAATTCGCGTTTGCGGCAGCGATCGTGCTGTCCGCTCAATGGGATCCGTTACCATGGTTGCAGCTGGCATTGGCGGCACCGGGAATTGCGTTGGCGATTTCGGCTTGGGTTGCGGTGGGGTTACGCAAGGTACGTGTGCATCCAAATCCGACAGAGAAAACACGGCTCGTTACGAGCGGGCCCTACTCGATCGTGCGACATCCGATGTACAGCGGTTTGCTCTGGTTCACGTTCATGTTGCTGGTGCCGCCCGTCTCGGTGTGGCGTGTCGCTGCATGGTTCGCGTTATTGGCAGTGCTGATGGCCAAGGCGAATTATGAAGAAAATGCGATGAGTGCGAGGTTTCCGCAGTATCCGCACTACATGAAAGAAGTCGGGGGGCTCGTTCCCAAGTTTTCAGGAAAAACGCAGAATTAG